The following proteins are co-located in the Eptesicus fuscus isolate TK198812 chromosome 9, DD_ASM_mEF_20220401, whole genome shotgun sequence genome:
- the LOC129150324 gene encoding 40S ribosomal protein S24-like — MNNTVTTQTRKFMTSRLLQWKQMIIGVLPPGKAIAPKAEILEKLASTCKTTPAVSSVFGFRTHFGGGKTTGCGMMYDSLDYTKKNEPKHRHARHGLYEKKTTSRKQQKKCRTERRQSGGTAQVNVGAGKSELEMGQQRSKNSSVTLCGDCAVFS; from the coding sequence ATGAACAACACAGTCACTACCCAGACCAGGAAGTTCATGACCAGCAGACTACTTCAGTGGAAACAAATGATCATTGGTGTCCTTCCCCCTGGGAAGGCCATAGCACCTAAGGCAGAAATTCTGGAAAAACTAGCCAGTACATGTAAGACCACACCTGCTGTCAGCTCTGTGTTTGGATTCAGAACCCATTTTGGTGGTGGCAAGACCACTGGCTGTGGCATGATGTATGATTCCTTGGAttacacaaagaaaaatgaacccaaacaCAGACATGCAAGACATGGCCTGTATGAGAAGAAGACCACTTCaagaaaacagcaaaagaaatgcaGAACAGAACGAAGGCAGTCGGGGGGGACTGCACAGGTCAATGTTGGTGCTGGCAAAAGTGAGCTGGAGATGGGACAACAGAGGAGTAAAAATTCTTCCGTGACTTTATGTGGTGATTGTGCAGTTTTTTCGTGA